The following are encoded together in the Nocardioides okcheonensis genome:
- a CDS encoding PKD domain-containing protein, giving the protein MAALLGVVAAATPSAAADTITFRAATQAAWNQTTARVTIPATVQATDGMLLFVTTNTDVTLTPPAGWTLEGTRLSNVDTETTLYSKVAETGDAGRNAAVTLSQTAKSSMTLLAYDGTAADPVAAFASAAEVNPAKSAHATPGAAVATAGSYVVSYWADKFGQETNGWTLPAGQTQRSIVSGVGAGRISAVASDQNAPVGVGASPARTATSAVSSSKATMWTVVLQADQSADPNVAPVASFTTACPTATCTVDASASTDTAPGTIASYAWNFGDGTTGTGVSTTHTYATSGSKTITLTVTDNQGLSATTTRTVNVTVGGGTGGAGDQPRPGHTRLVPSTPRANTPRISTGEIWDIEVVPQLNRVFIAGNFTSIQNNATGNTTTYQQAGLASYNYQTGLVDAQFRPTFNGGVAAVEASPDGTKLFVGGSFNTVNGVAKQKVASLNLTTGAPLSTFGFTNSTNNQVQSLAATNSTLYVGGRFSRINGVLKTGLASVNAASGAVDTGFSNDLAGGIGVNGQLGVPQLKLTHDNSKLIVVHTGRQIAGQDRLGVGIIDTASKQLLPFRTRLWDENLARVGGVTRICCADVAPDDSYFIVSSGSGGDAPPISDTVVAYPLTATSLQNDDVDELWLSRHFDSIYSLAITENAVYVGGHYQFIESPTSCTAEPCYPGLTNVGYGTGQGLAGYGLGDAVVRRDHIAALSPTDGRALEWNPTGGSNSFEGNKAMEATSRGLFIGGDGQFQGGVRTGRVAFYDFNSETFPAALPDTTITAPIEGRVVANNVPTTITGTARVSTGTVGRVQVSIRDRDSGQYLQDDGTAFTTFGAGANTLNATLSGTGTTRSWSIPATITVNRNMIVSATAFTAATGGTGDSTPATKKFESFSTDDQTPTTSITGPSGVQTSTTFTVTGTANDDKGVNSLTYWFRDEAGRYLQNDGTVDDIYNTFRGQPDVVGATNATWTYEVTLPHEGIWRGSATAVDTTGQADLRSATRDWNVDSTAVAPTVTISAPVDMTPPFAVPAVSVQPGSRVTFAGTATDDAGLKNVEISLRNTSTGENLGSDCTWGIVSAGNCRISPVDISGSNYNWSWTTPFNLSAGTYTFTVRATDDEDLTTSTTNRGSLTLNAQYQGDLPPDTIMSFTPPTDGSLTVNLQGSATDDLGVASVRVTLQDRDTGRYLQANGTMSSTLAFRQATLGTPGATSTTWSLPPITLPTGGNWRFTATSYDAANSQQDPTPATGNWQVYPGDGLPTLSETLGQPVSGTTFDAGKIVVTGRAEDAPDQFAGISAVQVGIVNASGQYMSSTGTFTSTTPSFRTAFLNSPGSAGSNYSYTTPVIPPGTYSVVVQSVDVHNQVMNPPRTATGIVVTQPANNPPVPSFTYTCNQNVCTFDGRGSTDENAASLTYSWSFGTQGTATGPLPTKTFTAPGTFPVTLTVRDEWQVSATTVAQNVTIAEPAGNSAPVPTFVQSCLGTTCSVSSQGTADPNTGDTIAYSWNWGDGTPVSTGASPAAHAYAAPGNYTITLTTTDGWGKAASTTRSVSLNEPANNTAPVPQFTSSCLSFTTCSFNSAGTVDNQGDTIRYAWTFGDGATSTAANPSRTYDVAGTYTATLTATDVWGKSASVSRVVTIQEPATNNAPTAVIASGTCTAFTTCAMSATGSSDPDTAAGDGVRNYVWSWGDGTPDTTGTSASQSHVFPIAGTYTVTLRVVDKWGRSSTAVTRSVTTLSEPAGNNPPTVTFTTSCTALVCATNSTGTVDSDGGIRSYSYNWGDGTAVSTTANASHTYAVAGTYTIALTVTDNWGRTTTANRTVTVP; this is encoded by the coding sequence GTGGCTGCCCTCCTGGGAGTGGTAGCCGCGGCGACGCCCTCCGCGGCGGCGGACACCATCACCTTCCGCGCCGCGACCCAGGCGGCCTGGAACCAGACGACCGCGCGGGTGACGATCCCCGCGACGGTGCAGGCGACCGACGGGATGCTGCTGTTCGTCACCACGAACACCGACGTCACCCTCACCCCGCCGGCCGGCTGGACGCTCGAGGGCACGCGCCTGTCGAACGTCGACACCGAGACCACGCTCTACAGCAAGGTCGCCGAGACCGGTGACGCCGGGCGCAACGCCGCGGTCACCCTGTCGCAGACCGCGAAGAGCTCGATGACGCTGCTCGCCTACGACGGCACCGCCGCCGACCCGGTCGCGGCCTTCGCGTCCGCGGCCGAGGTCAACCCCGCGAAGTCCGCGCACGCCACCCCCGGCGCTGCCGTGGCGACCGCGGGCTCCTACGTGGTGTCCTACTGGGCCGACAAGTTCGGCCAGGAGACCAACGGCTGGACGCTGCCCGCCGGGCAGACCCAGCGCTCGATCGTGTCGGGCGTCGGCGCCGGGCGGATCTCCGCCGTCGCCTCCGACCAGAACGCCCCCGTGGGCGTGGGCGCCAGCCCGGCCCGCACCGCCACCAGCGCCGTGTCGAGCTCGAAGGCGACGATGTGGACGGTGGTCCTCCAGGCCGACCAGTCGGCCGACCCCAACGTCGCGCCCGTGGCGTCCTTCACGACCGCGTGCCCGACCGCGACCTGCACGGTCGACGCGTCGGCCTCGACCGACACCGCGCCGGGCACGATCGCGTCGTACGCGTGGAACTTCGGTGACGGCACCACCGGCACCGGCGTCTCGACGACGCACACCTACGCCACCAGCGGCAGCAAGACGATCACCCTCACCGTGACCGACAACCAGGGCCTGAGCGCCACGACGACCCGCACCGTCAACGTCACCGTCGGTGGCGGCACCGGGGGAGCGGGCGACCAGCCCCGCCCGGGTCACACCCGTCTGGTGCCGAGCACGCCGCGCGCCAACACCCCGCGGATCAGCACCGGCGAGATCTGGGACATCGAGGTCGTGCCGCAGCTGAACCGGGTGTTCATCGCCGGCAACTTCACCTCGATCCAGAACAACGCGACCGGCAACACCACGACCTACCAGCAGGCGGGCCTGGCCAGCTACAACTACCAGACCGGCCTCGTGGACGCGCAGTTCCGCCCGACCTTCAACGGCGGCGTCGCGGCGGTCGAGGCCAGCCCGGACGGCACCAAGCTGTTCGTCGGCGGCTCGTTCAACACGGTCAACGGCGTGGCCAAGCAGAAGGTGGCCAGCCTCAACCTCACGACCGGCGCGCCGCTGAGCACCTTCGGCTTCACCAACTCCACCAACAACCAGGTGCAGTCGCTGGCCGCCACGAACTCCACGCTCTACGTCGGTGGACGGTTCTCCCGCATCAACGGCGTGCTGAAGACCGGTCTCGCCTCGGTCAACGCCGCATCGGGCGCCGTCGACACCGGCTTCTCCAACGACCTCGCGGGCGGCATCGGCGTCAACGGCCAGCTCGGCGTCCCGCAGCTCAAGCTGACCCACGACAACAGCAAGCTGATCGTCGTCCACACCGGTCGCCAGATCGCCGGCCAGGACCGTCTCGGCGTCGGCATCATCGACACCGCGTCCAAGCAGCTGCTGCCCTTCCGCACCCGGCTCTGGGACGAGAACCTCGCCCGGGTCGGCGGCGTGACCCGCATCTGCTGCGCCGACGTGGCGCCCGACGACTCCTACTTCATCGTCTCCTCCGGCTCGGGCGGCGACGCCCCGCCGATCAGCGACACGGTGGTCGCCTACCCGCTCACCGCCACCTCGCTGCAGAACGACGACGTCGACGAGCTGTGGCTCTCGCGCCACTTCGACTCGATCTACTCGCTGGCGATCACCGAGAACGCGGTCTACGTCGGCGGCCACTACCAGTTCATCGAGTCCCCGACCTCCTGCACGGCCGAGCCCTGCTACCCGGGCCTGACCAACGTCGGCTACGGCACCGGACAGGGCCTCGCCGGCTACGGCCTCGGCGACGCCGTGGTGCGCCGTGACCACATCGCGGCGCTCAGCCCGACCGACGGGCGCGCGCTGGAGTGGAACCCCACCGGGGGCTCGAACTCCTTCGAGGGCAACAAGGCGATGGAGGCGACCTCCCGCGGCCTGTTCATCGGCGGCGACGGCCAGTTCCAGGGCGGCGTCCGCACCGGCCGGGTCGCGTTCTACGACTTCAACAGCGAGACCTTCCCGGCCGCGCTCCCCGACACCACGATCACCGCCCCGATCGAGGGTCGCGTGGTGGCCAACAACGTGCCGACGACCATCACCGGCACGGCACGCGTCAGCACCGGCACCGTCGGCCGCGTCCAGGTCTCGATCCGCGACCGCGACTCCGGCCAGTACCTCCAGGACGACGGCACCGCCTTCACCACCTTCGGGGCCGGCGCCAACACCCTGAACGCCACGCTGTCCGGCACCGGCACCACCCGCAGCTGGTCGATCCCGGCGACCATCACGGTCAACCGCAACATGATCGTGTCGGCCACGGCCTTCACCGCCGCCACCGGCGGCACCGGCGACTCGACCCCGGCCACCAAGAAGTTCGAGTCGTTCAGCACCGACGACCAGACGCCGACCACCAGCATCACCGGTCCCAGCGGCGTTCAGACCTCCACCACCTTCACCGTCACCGGCACCGCCAACGACGACAAGGGCGTCAACTCGCTGACCTACTGGTTCCGCGACGAGGCGGGCCGCTACCTCCAGAACGACGGCACGGTCGACGACATCTACAACACCTTCCGCGGCCAGCCCGACGTCGTCGGCGCGACCAACGCCACCTGGACCTACGAGGTGACGCTGCCGCACGAGGGCATCTGGCGCGGCAGCGCCACCGCGGTGGACACGACCGGTCAGGCCGACCTCCGCAGCGCCACCCGCGACTGGAACGTCGACTCCACGGCCGTCGCGCCGACCGTGACCATCAGCGCGCCCGTCGACATGACGCCGCCGTTCGCGGTCCCGGCGGTCAGCGTCCAGCCCGGCAGCCGGGTGACGTTCGCCGGCACGGCGACCGACGACGCGGGCCTGAAGAACGTCGAGATCTCGCTGCGCAACACCTCCACCGGCGAGAACCTCGGCAGCGACTGCACCTGGGGCATCGTCAGCGCCGGCAACTGCCGGATCTCCCCGGTGGACATCAGCGGGTCCAACTACAACTGGAGCTGGACCACGCCGTTCAACCTGTCGGCCGGCACGTACACGTTCACCGTGCGGGCCACCGACGACGAGGACCTCACCACGTCGACCACCAACCGGGGGTCGCTCACCCTCAACGCGCAGTACCAGGGCGACCTGCCCCCCGACACCATCATGTCCTTCACGCCGCCCACCGACGGGTCGCTGACGGTCAACCTCCAGGGCTCGGCCACCGACGACCTCGGGGTCGCCAGCGTCCGCGTCACCCTGCAGGACCGTGACACCGGTCGCTACCTGCAGGCCAACGGCACCATGTCCTCCACGCTCGCCTTCCGGCAGGCCACCCTCGGCACCCCGGGCGCCACGAGCACCACCTGGTCGCTGCCGCCGATCACGCTGCCGACCGGAGGCAACTGGCGCTTCACCGCGACGTCCTACGACGCCGCCAACAGCCAGCAGGACCCGACCCCCGCGACCGGCAACTGGCAGGTCTACCCCGGTGACGGGCTGCCCACGCTGTCGGAGACGCTGGGCCAGCCGGTCAGCGGCACGACCTTCGACGCCGGCAAGATCGTCGTCACCGGCCGGGCCGAGGACGCGCCCGACCAGTTCGCCGGCATCTCCGCCGTGCAGGTCGGCATCGTCAACGCCTCCGGCCAGTACATGAGCTCGACCGGAACGTTCACCAGCACCACGCCGAGCTTCCGGACCGCGTTCCTCAACAGCCCGGGAAGCGCCGGGTCGAACTACTCCTACACGACGCCGGTCATCCCGCCCGGCACCTACAGCGTCGTCGTGCAGTCGGTCGACGTGCACAACCAGGTGATGAACCCGCCGCGGACGGCGACCGGCATCGTGGTGACGCAGCCGGCCAACAACCCGCCGGTGCCCAGCTTCACCTACACCTGCAACCAGAACGTCTGCACCTTCGACGGTCGTGGCTCGACCGACGAGAACGCCGCGTCGCTGACCTACTCCTGGAGCTTCGGCACCCAGGGCACGGCGACCGGTCCGCTCCCCACCAAGACCTTCACCGCGCCGGGCACCTTCCCGGTCACCCTGACGGTCCGGGACGAGTGGCAGGTCTCGGCGACCACGGTGGCGCAGAACGTGACCATCGCGGAGCCGGCCGGCAACAGCGCCCCCGTCCCCACGTTCGTCCAGAGCTGCCTCGGCACCACCTGCTCGGTCAGCAGCCAGGGCACGGCCGACCCCAACACCGGTGACACGATCGCCTACTCGTGGAACTGGGGTGACGGGACGCCGGTGAGCACCGGTGCCTCGCCGGCGGCACACGCCTACGCAGCGCCCGGCAACTACACGATCACGCTCACCACCACCGACGGCTGGGGCAAGGCGGCCTCGACGACGCGCAGCGTGAGCCTGAACGAGCCGGCCAACAACACCGCGCCGGTGCCGCAGTTCACCTCGAGCTGCCTGTCCTTCACGACCTGCAGCTTCAACAGTGCCGGCACGGTGGACAACCAGGGCGACACGATCAGGTACGCGTGGACCTTCGGCGACGGTGCCACCAGCACCGCGGCGAACCCCTCGCGCACCTACGACGTGGCCGGCACCTACACGGCGACGCTCACCGCCACCGACGTCTGGGGCAAGAGCGCGTCGGTGAGCAGGGTCGTGACGATCCAGGAGCCGGCGACCAACAACGCGCCGACCGCGGTGATCGCCTCGGGCACGTGCACCGCCTTCACGACCTGCGCGATGAGTGCCACGGGCAGCAGCGACCCCGACACGGCGGCCGGTGACGGCGTCCGCAACTACGTCTGGTCGTGGGGCGACGGCACACCCGACACCACGGGCACGTCGGCCAGCCAGTCGCACGTGTTCCCGATCGCCGGGACCTACACGGTGACCCTCCGGGTCGTCGACAAGTGGGGCCGCTCCAGCACGGCGGTGACCCGGAGCGTGACCACGCTGTCCGAGCCGGCCGGCAACAACCCGCCCACGGTGACCTTCACGACCAGCTGCACCGCGCTGGTCTGCGCCACCAACAGCACGGGCACGGTGGACTCCGACGGTGGCATCCGGTCGTACTCCTACAACTGGGGTGACGGCACGGCGGTCAGCACGACGGCCAACGCGTCGCACACCTACGCGGTCGCCGGCACGTACACGATCGCGCTCACCGTGACCGACAACTGGGGGCGCACGACCACCGCGAACCGCACCGTGACGGTGCCCTGA
- a CDS encoding sulfite exporter TauE/SafE family protein gives MQDVVLTTFLAVVAAGFVVGVVVGLTGMGGGALMTPALIFLGVGDAATVVTADLTAAAVYKSGGAIVHKREGSPDLRLAGWLVVGSVPMALLGPHLISWLSPPGDLDHVLKMCIGFALLFAALTYALRLWVNLARMRRGVTTEERPTIRPVPTLLVGALGGLLVGITSVGSGSVIMIALLMLYPGLSAVRLVGTDLVQAVPLVLAAAISNIALHGLDLALTIPLVLGSVPGTILGSLAAPRVPQSIVRRGIVVVLTMSGVALLDKAGWAPLGAGDDDVHPVLVAVVGLVMVAAVPLVWGIVRHTAGLPVFGPLAPEQVEDPAYRPGGWRARPTPSSSHLPKGG, from the coding sequence GTGCAGGACGTCGTGCTGACGACCTTCCTCGCCGTCGTGGCGGCAGGGTTCGTCGTCGGGGTGGTGGTCGGGCTGACCGGCATGGGCGGCGGCGCGCTGATGACGCCGGCCCTGATCTTCCTCGGCGTCGGTGACGCCGCCACCGTGGTCACCGCCGACCTCACCGCCGCAGCGGTCTACAAGTCCGGCGGTGCGATCGTCCACAAGCGGGAGGGCTCCCCCGACCTGCGCCTGGCCGGCTGGCTGGTGGTGGGCTCGGTCCCGATGGCGCTGCTCGGGCCGCACCTGATCAGCTGGCTGTCCCCGCCGGGCGACCTCGACCACGTGCTCAAGATGTGCATCGGCTTCGCCCTGCTCTTCGCCGCCCTGACCTACGCGCTGCGGCTGTGGGTCAACCTGGCCCGGATGCGGCGCGGCGTCACCACCGAGGAGCGACCGACCATCCGACCGGTGCCCACGCTCCTGGTCGGCGCGCTCGGCGGCCTGCTGGTCGGCATCACCAGCGTCGGCTCCGGCTCGGTGATCATGATCGCGCTGCTCATGCTCTACCCCGGCCTGTCCGCCGTCCGGCTGGTCGGCACCGACCTCGTCCAGGCCGTGCCGCTGGTCCTCGCGGCCGCGATCTCCAACATCGCCCTGCACGGTCTCGACCTCGCGCTGACCATCCCGCTCGTGCTCGGCTCGGTGCCGGGCACGATCCTGGGCAGCCTCGCGGCGCCCCGCGTGCCGCAGTCGATCGTGCGCCGCGGCATCGTGGTCGTGCTGACGATGTCGGGGGTGGCGCTGCTCGACAAGGCGGGCTGGGCGCCGCTGGGCGCCGGCGACGACGACGTGCACCCGGTGCTCGTCGCGGTCGTGGGGCTGGTGATGGTCGCCGCCGTGCCGCTCGTGTGGGGCATCGTGCGCCACACCGCGGGGCTGCCGGTCTTCGGGCCGCTCGCCCCCGAGCAGGTCGAGGACCCGGCCTACCGTCCGGGCGGCTGGCGGGCCCGTCCGACCCCCTCGTCCAGCCACTTACCCAAAGGTGGCTAG